The genomic window TCGTTCTGCTCGTACCAGCGCGCGTAGCTCGGGTGGCACCCGGCCAGCAGCCTGAAGAATGTCTCCGCCCGCGTGGCGCAAGGGTCAGCCGACTCAGGCCGGCAACCCCAATAGGCTCCGGCTCGATAGTGTTCACTCATACGTGTCGGGCCTCACGGCAGCGGCAGCGGCTGGGTATGGACGACTTCAATCGCTTCAAAGCCCGCGTCGTCGAAATGCTTCCGAAGAACCGCGACCATGCGCTCCTCCGCGACGTGCCACCGCAGGCGCATTCCTCTCGCCACCCGAAACTGCCGCTCCGCCTGGTCGAGCATGCCTTTGAGTCCCTGATAGTTCCATTGGGGATCGAGATTCTTGTCGAACCACTTTTGGTACTCGAGGGCCTTGGCCTCGAGCAGAGTGCCCGTTTTCGGGTCGAATCCGTCGTACTCCGCGCAGTCCGTTCCGCGGCAGATCTTGTAGCACCACCGCCTGGGTGCGCCCGTCACCTGGGCCTGGTAGGCCCGGGCCTGCTCGGACATGCTGGAGGTGTCCTCCACCCACTGTCCGGGCCCACCCACCGGAGGCCACCCACTACCGCCTCCCGCGCCCTGGGCACTCGTGTTGGCCATGTGCAGGACGTAGGTGGCACCCAGCGCGTTGCCCGCCACGGCGCCGGCACCACCCACGGGCACGGCCACCAGTCGCACCGCCAGGAGGCCATCACCGGTGAGCGACAGCAGGGGGACGGAGAGGCTCCCCAGCTTGCCACCCCAAGCCGCCGCCTTGGCCGCTCCCGCACCGGCGGTGCCCACCGTCAGCACCGCGCCCGTGACGAGCCGTGAGACGGTGCGCACTCTTTCCGCGTAGGGCTTGTGGCGAAACGCCTCCCAGAGCCACGGGGCATTCTCGTACATCGCGCGCACGGCCGTTGGGAGCTGTGCCAGGCCCTCCAGCGTCTCCCCCGTGCGGAAGACGAGCCGATAGAGGCCCTCCACCATATCCACCACCGCCAGCACGGCGCCCTCCGCAACCGCCAGCGGCACGTTCTGGTCTGGCGTGTAGAGGCCCGCTGGGCGGGCTCCTTCCGGCACCTCGAGCGTTTCATCCACGGGGAAGAGGCGCCCGCCGTCGATCGCGTAGAACGGGCCCACCTCGAAGTGGCCAGCTCGCAGCGTGCCATCTTCCGCCAGCACCACCTCCCCCGCCTTCTGTACCGCAACGCCCGTGGTGGGCTTCACCAGGTAGCCATCCGGGCGGAGTACGAGGAGCTTCACGAACCGCCGCATGCGCGCGTGCAGTTCGTCGCGTGACACCGGGACGCCTCCCACGGCCACCTCCAGAAGCAGGTGCGCCACCATCCGCCGAGGGCCGAAGTTGCCCAGTACCACTGGCGTGGATAGAAGGTGGGGCAGCAGTTCCATGGCCTGCTGCGGTGACAGCGTGCGCCCATCTCCGGGCAAAGCAGTGGTGGGCACCCCAGCCTGCACGAGGAAGCCCTGGAAGTAGTCGAGGGTGATGGGCACCTCAACTGGCCGGCCATCCCCAACCCCATCTGGCCACCCTACTCCGTCGCCTTCCAGGTCCTCGCCCTTGCCCATCGTGCCAGCGCGGCGGGCCTGGAGCCCAGGAGGTGCGGCAACTCCGTTGCCAGGGGCCGTGCTCATCTCCCCTACTCCTGAACCGCTGAGTTGCCGCGTACTGGCGTCGCCGCTGGCTCTCGCCTCCGAGGGGGCGTCGGCCGTCGCCGCTGCCGGGACCGTCTCCGCCCTCCTCCTCGCGTCCGGGCCTTCCGGGGGATTCCGTGAGCTGTAGCGGTAGCTGCTCCCCATCATCCGGCCGCCCATGGGGTAACCCGTTGCACACGCGGCCTGGAGCACGACAACCAGCAGCACCAGCACCCACCGTGGCGGGCCCAGCGAGCTCCGCCGAGCCTCGAATTGCGTACCGCCGCCCTCCCCGGCCCCAGGACTTCGGTACTCCTTCGCCATGACGCTGGCCTTTCCCCCAGGTGGAACAATCCCGAAAACCTGTTTCCTGGCCATCGCGGGCAACGATCCCGCGGCGCCGGGCTCGAGCGGTAGAGGGAGAGGGGACTTCCATGTCCCCTCCCCTCCTCGTGACTCCGCTCAGTCCTCCTGCGTGCTGATCGTCGTCGTCGGGCCCCAGGTCTCCTGGCCCTCACGCTCGAAGAAGAGCGGGTCGCGTTTGAACTGACGCCCCCCCACCTCGTTCAGCGTCATCGCGTCGAACAGCCGGCCCCCCACCATCGTGTAGCGGATGGTGCTGCTGTTGCGCAGGTCCTCCAGCGGGTTCTTGTCCAGCACCAGCAGGTCCGCCAGCTTGCCCTCCTCCAGCGAGCCGATGTCCCCATCCAATCCCAGGTAGTGCGCCCCCGACAGCGTCGCCGCCCTCAGCGCCTGCAGGGGCTTCATCCCTCCCTGGCCGAACATCCAGAGCTCCCAGTGCGCACCCAGGCCCTCGCGCTGGCCGTGCGCGCCCAGCTGCACGCTCACGCCCTTGTCGTTGAGCGCCCGCGTCACCTCGGCCACCCGGATGTGGTTGAACTCGTCCTCCGGCGCCATCACCGGCCGCCGGCTGCGCGAGTCCACCACCCGCCTCGGCACGAACGACAGCAGCCGCTTGTCGTCCCACACGTTCGTCTTCTGGTACCAGTAGTTCTCACCCCACACGCCGCCGTACCCCACGATGATCGTCGGCGTGTAGCCCGTGCCACTCCGGCCCCAGAGCTGCAACATGTCCGCGTACGCACGCGACACCGGCACCGAGTGCTCCACCCCCGTGTGCCCGTCCACCACCATCGTCATGTTGTGCTGGTAGAGCGAGCCTCCCTCCGGCACCACCATCATCTGCAGCTCGCGCGCCGCCTGGATGACCTTCTGCCGCTGGTCCCGCCTCGGCTGGTTGTAGCTCTTCACGCTGAACGCTCCCACGGCCTTCATCCGCCGCAGGTGCGACCGTGCGTCGTCCAGCGTCTCGATGGGCGCGCGGAACGCCCCCGACGCGCCGTACAGGATGGTGCCCGTCGAGTAGACGCGCGGGCCCACCATGCCGCCCGTCCTCACCAGCTCGCTCGTGGCGAAGACCGCGCCCGTGTCGTTCGACGGGTCGTGCACCGTCGTCACGCCGAACGCCAGCGAGGACAGCAGCTTCCAGTTCTGCTCCGGGAGGATTCCCTCGTCCCCCATCGACCCGTGCCAGTGCACGTCCACGATGCCCGGCATCAGCGTCTTCCCGCTCACGTCCACCACCTTCGCCCCCGCCGGCACCGCCACCTTCCCCTTCGGGCCCACCGCCACGATGCGGTTGCCCTTCACCACCACCACGCCCTCCTCGAGGACCTCGTCCCCCTTCATCGTGATGACGCGGCCTCC from Archangium lipolyticum includes these protein-coding regions:
- a CDS encoding restriction endonuclease fold toxin 5 domain-containing protein, whose product is MSTAPGNGVAAPPGLQARRAGTMGKGEDLEGDGVGWPDGVGDGRPVEVPITLDYFQGFLVQAGVPTTALPGDGRTLSPQQAMELLPHLLSTPVVLGNFGPRRMVAHLLLEVAVGGVPVSRDELHARMRRFVKLLVLRPDGYLVKPTTGVAVQKAGEVVLAEDGTLRAGHFEVGPFYAIDGGRLFPVDETLEVPEGARPAGLYTPDQNVPLAVAEGAVLAVVDMVEGLYRLVFRTGETLEGLAQLPTAVRAMYENAPWLWEAFRHKPYAERVRTVSRLVTGAVLTVGTAGAGAAKAAAWGGKLGSLSVPLLSLTGDGLLAVRLVAVPVGGAGAVAGNALGATYVLHMANTSAQGAGGGSGWPPVGGPGQWVEDTSSMSEQARAYQAQVTGAPRRWCYKICRGTDCAEYDGFDPKTGTLLEAKALEYQKWFDKNLDPQWNYQGLKGMLDQAERQFRVARGMRLRWHVAEERMVAVLRKHFDDAGFEAIEVVHTQPLPLP